GGGCCAATAAAGGAACACGTCCTCGGCTCGCACGTCAGCAGCAATTTGAATACGCTTACATATTTGGAGCTATTTGCCCCGTCAGAGATGAAGCTGTAGGCCTTGTAATGCCAGCTGTAAATACAGAGGCAATGCTTGTGCATCTTGAGTACATTTCCATGAAGATTCCTGAAGGAAGGCATGCAGTTATTGTGCTGGATAGAGCTGCTTGGCATACAACAAAGCGACTTAAAAGGTTTAGCAACATAAGCCTTCTACCGCTTCCTCCGGTTTCTCCAGAGTTGAATCCAACAGAACAAGTATGGCAAACGCTTCGAGATGAACATCTAGCGAATCGCTGTTATGAAGATTATGATGCGATTACAATGGCCTGCTGCGATGCATGGAATGCATTTGTTGACACTCCAACCAGAGTGAGAAGGCTCTGCTCAAGACCGTGGGCTATTTTATGACGTTATTTTTTACGAATGGTATTAGTAATCCTCTTGAAACCAATTCCAATTTTTCTGAGACCTTTAACTTTCTAGGTTGGAGTGCTATCATTGCGGGAGTGGTGCTCTTCCTTCTTACTCCGTTTCTAAAAAGACTCATCCAAGAAAAACGCAGCCACACCGCTCCCCATCCATACAATGCCCCAAAAGACACCCCGAAATAATTTCGCACTACCCATTTGTGCTAAAGCCTGGAAAGAGTGTCATTCCTCCATCAACAAAAATACTGGTTCCATTGACATAGTCAGCTAAATCTGAGGCAAGCCAAACAGCGGTATTGCCAATGTCCTCAACTTGACCAATTCGTTTATAAGGGATCACATTCATTAGTTCTTCTAAAGCTTCGGGAGTTTTCCAGGCTTCTTTATTGATCGGAGTCTTGATTGCCCCTGGGCAAATACTGTTGACCCGAATTTTTTGAGGAGCCAGTTCTTGGGCAATACTTTTCATCATAAGCATGATTCCCCCTTTAGAAGTGGCATAGTTAGCGTGCCCAGACCAGGGAATCATTTCGTGCACAGAACTCA
The window above is part of the Candidatus Neptunochlamydia sp. REUL1 genome. Proteins encoded here:
- a CDS encoding IS630 family transposase, coding for MLRGRKAAQIKGLDQYDFDKLAKTEGSPRERRRFLVFAHLQEGKTFTETAGVEIESVDIWFQDEARVGQRGTVTRTWANKGTRPRLARQQQFEYAYIFGAICPVRDEAVGLVMPAVNTEAMLVHLEYISMKIPEGRHAVIVLDRAAWHTTKRLKRFSNISLLPLPPVSPELNPTEQVWQTLRDEHLANRCYEDYDAITMACCDAWNAFVDTPTRVRRLCSRPWAIL